In Pectinophora gossypiella chromosome 8, ilPecGoss1.1, whole genome shotgun sequence, the DNA window ttgtgttgttgtaagttttgtgcaataaagattattattattataatgtaccaacattttatatattatgcttaCTAACAAAGAGATGCAATAACAAGAGATTTATAACACGATTTTCTATTCCTAGTACCTCTCCCGCAATGACATATATTCAACTTAttctcctaaggccgagatttccagacacgatagttaaacaatggagcTTGGATTTTAAATAgagaatgtccttttaaaattcgaacCTTTAAGGCTCAACTATCTTCCACGGTGATTGCGGGAGTTTCTATGGGTCTTTTGACTAATTTTCTTTCGTTATACTTCTAGAGTATCAGCCCGACCGATGCGGAGGCGCGCGGCAGTTGGTTGAACATCGCAGCGTCCAGTGTGGGGCTGGCCGCGGGCGCCGCCACTTCCATGCTGTCACGCTCAGCCGCCGCCGGCACTAACATGACCAAGGTAAGGGTTTCCACCAAAGACTAGAAGAGTGGAGATACGTGCGATAGTGCGAGAGGTAATACCTTCTCCCTCTCAGTGATTGTACCCTTAATTGTAAGAACAATTGTTTTTTCTATGAAATGTATTTCCTTGTATATTATGTGGGAGGGAGCGGGAAGGTAAACACTGCAGTCTTCATAACCCACTATAACATCTTGAAATGATTTTACACAGCACAGAATAGTATTATCACCTTAATATTCGAATTAGACAAAAAAGCCTTGAGCGACGCGTACACACGTCGTCCTTTATTCCTCTTCTATCCCTTTCTTTTATAATACCTCTCGCTCTTCCACTCTGTTCAACCGAATACGTTTTCACTCGTGTCtttctctttcacacacgtATTTTGCATCTCTGTCTCACGTACCTGTTTCTCTCTTActcattttatattatcttaatCTTTTATCTACACTTTCATACATCCCACATTATGTGATGATGTGACCTTTTCTAGGCTGGCTggttattaaaaaagcaaatttTTTAAAATGTGTAGGTtactaatataagagccacgctcttgtcggtgtagcgttctccatgctacttttttaaggaaaagtacagcagtggttttcctcttaccttccgcccaaATTAGTTTTATACTCatatatcgtcgttgccaatttaaaatctattatgtgtaaacgggtcaattttacagaaattaaaaaaaaaaacttccgtctgatttttttttgtatgactgtgttaaaaaatattaaaagataattgatatttacgtacataagagtttgtactgaacgttttaggagcaaaatactattcgatcctgcAAAAAACATTCTTGGTCCTCACCAAGATTGTTTTTGGGAtgacacataagagcttttaaattggcaacgacgatatgtaattattatttttattttccagaCTGGGCAAGCACTCGCCGTGTCGGTGGAAGTGCTTCGTCACGCAAACATCGTAACAGGTGGCGCTGGTGTCTTCAACAGTCTATTCCATATTATTCTCAAGGTATGCATGCAATTTGTACCTACTTGCGGAAGCAAGATTTTCCTATCAAGTTTATAGACAATCTGAGTCTCCACCGGACTTCGTATTCTTAATCTTTATGAGAAAAATTGTTTTatcatagggctactgcgatacagcaggggaaaccctagttcagggcccgctattaacttgtgttaattttactttatttggtaaataaataagtcttgctttttttacttttaaatcagTATCTACTGATcgtatactttatttttatctgaaGGAATACGTTGTTTCTTTAACTTCATAAGTATTTCTATACTTGATTGAGAGTCGAACATCATCTGTCTATGTGATATAAGTTTTCGTTTTCTGTTTGTTTCAAGAGTTTCTCACCACTTGTAGCTCCATCCACCCTGTTAAGGAGCACGTGCATGACAATATCTGTATAATAAGGGTTCTATCGCTGTGGTAGCATATAAATACCCACACAGTCggtgcccgatacgaattgcgGAAggtgcggagagttaccgttctatacgtatcattctttattctacgtcATGATCGTAGTTTgagtttaaagtcgtaagaccgaatgtcctcttaaaatccaaaccccatagttgaactattgtgtctggaaatctcggccttacgagTTCAAACTGTAATACTTATTACATATGTGGCGTATGACAAGACTGAATAATGTTGAAGTCAGTGCCGAATAAAATCGACTCACTCTTGGCCATACGTCACACCgctgccccccccccccacctcACCTCTCTCTTGGTGAAAGGCTTGATAGGCGACAGGTGCATTTTTAATTCGCTCCGAGATTTTTATATAGTTTATTGTATGTAACCttctgtattataataattccgtgtgtcaaattcaaaaatatatttattcagtaggtaacatagttacactttgaatcgtcaatttttacataacgaacgtctcatccgcctaaaactactgcagcttctcacaacctgtatagccgggagcTGTATAGCGGTGTGTTAATGGACAATAGAAAATACCCATCCAGTtcggacttttatttataaaaggaggCCCATCTcctcacatacatacatgacgTAAAcatgatgtaaattcaaaaatgttacattgaccttcaacaagtttatccatgataattacgttgaataaatgattctgatttctacaGATATTTACCTCCTGTGTGGGTAAGGATTTAGTcgttactaaaataaaatgtgactTGTTCCCAGTATCGCAACCACGGCGAGAAGCCGACGAAGCTCGAGTTGTTCCAGTTCACATCAGCGACGCTGTTCTTCTGCAACGCGGTCATGTCCAATCGGACTGCGCAGAACATCATCGAGGACGCGCAGGCCAAGACCATCAACGAGTACCGCTCGACTCTCAGGAGTAATCGGCACAGGTTTGTAACATCACTCtcttcatcattatctccctagcattatcccgtttttcaaagggtccccttacctaacctgaagatttgacaagtcccgTTTTTGAGACGGCggctgcctgtttgaccttccgcattagcgttctaccaactaggcaaCCACGGCTCCCCATCCGTCCCTACATTCCACCTCTACATATGTACGTAGATATAGGTTAACAAGGATCTTGTGCCACTTGGATGACATTGATCGGAAGGCGCTGGTGTGCATCATTTCCATACATTGTCCATTTACAACAACtgttaaaatctttttttatagaAAGTGGCGTTAATTCCCATTATGGCCGCCTGCCAAAAGATCCTGGTCGCTCTATAGTCGATTCTCGAAACtaatttataaacatttattcgCAGAAAAATTTTTGACAAGGTAAGTGCCGAATCGAGACGCCTCCAGGGATCGGTACAAGGCAACACCGAGGTGATTCAAGGCATCAAGAATATCGCCGACAAAGACCAGTACTTCGCTGACGTTCTACGAATAAACAAAGACGTGAACCAGCATAAACTCAGGATATCTATGACGGCTGATGGCAAAGTCAATTTGAACTCTCAACACAAATTCAATCCTTCCGAGTTGTCTAACATTCCGAAGCAAGAGAGAGCCCAACTGTTCTCAACGCTAGGTCCTGCTGATCTGGCTGCTAAGAATGTACCGACACGTGTCATCCCTTCGACCACGGCTGTAGGGAGATACGTGGAGGGGGAAGAAGAAAACACCAACCTACTCGTAGGCATTCATCCCGGTGAAATTATTCGTATCGGGTCGTTCCTCGTGCGAATAAGCGCTTCGGGCACTGAAAACATTGCCACGTTGCTGCAAAACCTAAGCCAAGACATCTACGTGAACCTCATGACCGTCGCCTTCAACGTACTCTCCAAGTTACTACCAGAAGACATCGCCAGATTGAGACTATTGAGTCCTGATGAAGACTTGATAGTACAAATCGTAAACTTCGTCTTTAACTACATGAAACATGAAAGGCCTCTAGGAGATCCGTGTAGGGACACTGATAACGGGATTGTTATCATACTGAAAGAGTTCTTCCAAGAAGGAATCGTGCGTCAAGATACTATCCTCATGTTGAGGGACAGGTTCGTCGCTTGGGTCGACGAAGAGTTAGACCGCAGGCGGCAGATGTATCCTAATAAGAAACAAGTCTTTTGCAATTCTTGTGAAGGAGTGAGATTCGCTTAAAACAGACTAGACTTAacgacttgacttgacttgactttttAGAAGAGTAGAGGTCTCTACATCTCATGCACGCATAGTAAAGGTGCTATCACAATTTATATTAACCAATGCTTATATACAAACGTATATTTTATACAGTCCATATTTATTGCTATTAGAAATAAATGCAGTATTTTGTATAAAACAGTTATATGCACACGACACATATCAGGGCGAGgccaattttattatattcatataattatattacaatatttacaatgaCCCTTATACGATTCCAAAGAATGtttatataattacatatttgttatacatataatagtatatatatatatatatattatctaaaatatttaaaatatactttgtgGAGTAAGCCAAAAGCGTATGAACTGGCAGACGAGGCTAAAATCAAGTTATAGATTTTTAATGTCTACAAATTACTACAGTCTGATAGAGTACACTCGAAGACAAAGGTTTCATTTTACAGTAGCTTTTTACAGTTTTCCATTGTGAATGTTAATATTTCAAATTctacaatttaattaaactcgtgttttgctgaagaatattttttttaggaaaagttgatatattttctttaatgtatttattgtaaacttttttatgattatgtGTCGAAAACTAAATCGTAGGTCGAAAAGTACTACTACAAATCGGttcttgtaataaaaatatcattattaattaagtaattgtCCTATTACTAGATCTTACATGTAGATGTAACACAAAGTACTAAATATTGTGCCTTTGGTATATTTTGTTCCTTATTACATCGgctttatatgtatgtatattaagaATATAGTAGAATCTTATAAACTATTGAATACAATAAAAATCAGTTATTCAAAATTTTGTTGTcttttaagggtgttgggaccctcgctcagcaacaatagattatttttgtcatagataaactaaactaaataacCATAACCATAATAAACTACCATAGATAAAAACcatagataaactaaaaaaagagttctacacctttttgccactacttggtcttgagaacctacaaacaatttttattgttggtttttattgtttatcttttatattatatatccttcctattttcttcagctTTACTCTGGGTCTTAAGTTTACAAAACTTTTattatatgtagtttctaataataaaaataacattttaagtaGGAAGTTGATAATAACTTCAgaacccagagtaaacctgaagaaaataggaaggatttataatattttttattgtttgtaggttctctaacCCTCACGtaagtggcaaaaaggtgtagagctcattaaGCTTAGTTTGtctatgacaaaaaaataatttcgatcaccttCACTTACGCCTTCTATTGTCGCCGAgctagggtcccaacaccctttaaatacttattttttgtgttgTAAAAAAATCCATATACGATAAAAACACAAGATCTTGAACAAGTGGGGTCGGCAcgacatgtattcctcttccattcatttctgtcggTTGTCGTCTAGAACATTTTGACTATACAGGCATAATGCCTTGTTCATACGTGTCGGGTAAACCAACGGGACAGTACATTCGGTCTAGTATTTACTCCGTGCGTAATGCCAATGAAAAGTTGACTTTATTCTGCGCGTACCTAATGCCATACGTGTGTCAAATAGTTACACTTCGCATGCGTGAACAagctgtaagtaaataatttacacacataaaatgattaggtatatattttattgaatcGAACAACGTACAGGTATTTTACTGAGGGACTGGTTCAATTAAAGTTTTCTTTTCGCGATCATCAGGGGTTATCGGCGGATTGTACTCAAAAAATTTCGCAATGAAATACCTGGAAAAAACAACATTTCAAATGAACTATCAACATATTGAGCACACTAATGAGCCCGGATATGTGCTATTAACGATTAACCATAAAATAAGGACTAATACTATGTGtagaactgcaactctccgctccccaccagcgtcttgagctaggtttaccccaccCCCGTCggtctttagtcttcaatcgtatgggcgtcagacgtcacacacacagatgcgcgtgtacgataacttcaatgtgtagtgtctgtgtaaaaggacGCGTTTTGTATGAAGAGCCCGGAGTGTGGAGTCCGGTGTACTTACAGAGGCGATATTCTCATACACATACCAAATAAGGATCTCGACGGTGACAAGCAGGGCTGCTGCAACAGTTTGTAGAAGCACCCGGGCGGGGTCGGTGGAGCCTCGCAGGACAGCCGCGATCATTGCATCGCTGGCATCTGATGCCGCCTCCAACGCCGCCACAAGTAGCGCCGGCGCCGCCAACCATCGTACGCCTCGCCGCCACCACGCCTGCTATAGGATATAAGCTGGTTTGAGCGCTAGAAAATTCACGCTAGGAGAGAGGCAGTTACAAGGTAAGCGTGCTCCATCTTGCTTTTTTGTGTCTTATTGTTTTCTAGGATGGTGTTCACTACTTGGTCAGACTCACTCCGTGTATAACAGACAACAGACCTGAAGAAGGTGCCCAGGTGAACGTTAATCTCAGCCGAGGcgatctgagaggattatatttgagaGAATCGCCCGGGGtcagccgatagcgataagcacaaaaggaaggaaaacatcgaccTGAAGTGCTTgctgtcgtgagctgattggctgcttctatagctagagtaatcggctcGTCTTTACGCCTACCTTAAGTGGCTTTACTGTAGAATACTACATAAGCTAGGGTCTTTTAAATGCCGTCAGCGTTTATTGCCAAATACGTCGCGTACAGTCGAGACCTATTCCTCTCACCATTAAAGTGAAACACGTACTCACCTTAGACATAACAGCTATTAGCAGAAGTAGTGAAGTGGTGGCAGTAACAAACGCGCTAAACTTGCCATAGCCCATCACCAGTCGAATAGTTGGTTTAGTTATTCTAAAAGCAATTACATATAATTGATGACTTTTTAATAGACAATGGTGTTGCTTCGAGTATAGCAGTTTTGGACGACAACGAGAAATGACTCACCTCAACCACTTATACCTACaatccgtaagtaagatgaccATAATTCAAAAGGcgctttaagccgttggtctcggatacctacttatatttact includes these proteins:
- the LOC126368700 gene encoding uncharacterized protein LOC126368700 — translated: MSTAMEVDGMAKGIDTAEEAVESTTLALIPESASIVGDGALDNIPGLSPVQIQQEYFENLPDCDWVKYEKSNRNHLLQNVAFALFGSPSFEGELSEVKSNDNAHLEGYTTRQKEQVMKVYEKLCEQSKYSQNDDDIVMSVLLVVCARPKPLKFYQLEPSNHWVDLHQRNDIDIWCTAVFRVRKCIPTTVGAKSCRVYIDESARVYQDWNSYLTNNTLPKCVIIVPENGEYQGTIIEGQEAFAVKLTVAPTPSLGVKARVLSSVDTASTVASLGAVGVLGVAAFTPVGPVVLVGATVATVATGLYGLVRSSLHLHDRSVHEQSISPTDAEARGSWLNIAASSVGLAAGAATSMLSRSAAAGTNMTKTGQALAVSVEVLRHANIVTGGAGVFNSLFHIILKYRNHGEKPTKLELFQFTSATLFFCNAVMSNRTAQNIIEDAQAKTINEYRSTLRSNRHRKIFDKVSAESRRLQGSVQGNTEVIQGIKNIADKDQYFADVLRINKDVNQHKLRISMTADGKVNLNSQHKFNPSELSNIPKQERAQLFSTLGPADLAAKNVPTRVIPSTTAVGRYVEGEEENTNLLVGIHPGEIIRIGSFLVRISASGTENIATLLQNLSQDIYVNLMTVAFNVLSKLLPEDIARLRLLSPDEDLIVQIVNFVFNYMKHERPLGDPCRDTDNGIVIILKEFFQEGIVRQDTILMLRDRFVAWVDEELDRRRQMYPNKKQVFCNSCEGVRFA